One window of Paenibacillus sp. FSL K6-3182 genomic DNA carries:
- a CDS encoding metallophosphoesterase family protein, with protein MKMENAKKLRFRKDGTFTIVQFTDIHWQDGSDLDLRSKAAMELVLEAEQPDFVMFTGDVIYTGRGSDGAVLCQDPLQAFRDAVAAAEQRGIPWGIVFGNHDTENDITRDDLMGEVLKHAHTFAEPGPRDIHGTGNYALPVLGSDNDQEAAMLYCLDSGDYSKLPGVPGYDWIQHDQVQWYMEQSKAWKARHQGAALPALAFFHIPLPEYQEVWDREMCYGHKHEGVCAAQTQAGFFSAMLAQGDVIATFCGHDHTNDYWGELYGIRLYYGRATGYNTYGKEGFPRGARVIRLTENERKVESWLRLDDGTVALHQPEHQPEIG; from the coding sequence ATGAAGATGGAAAACGCCAAAAAGCTTCGTTTTCGCAAAGACGGCACTTTTACAATTGTCCAGTTCACAGATATTCATTGGCAGGACGGATCGGACTTAGATTTGCGTTCCAAGGCTGCGATGGAGCTTGTACTTGAGGCTGAACAACCGGATTTTGTTATGTTTACAGGAGATGTCATTTACACGGGCAGAGGTTCAGACGGGGCAGTCTTATGCCAAGACCCGCTTCAAGCGTTTCGGGACGCGGTTGCCGCTGCGGAGCAGAGAGGCATTCCATGGGGAATTGTATTTGGCAATCATGACACGGAGAACGATATTACCCGCGATGACCTGATGGGCGAGGTGCTAAAGCACGCTCACACCTTTGCCGAGCCGGGACCGCGGGATATCCATGGCACAGGCAACTACGCGTTACCTGTACTTGGGTCTGACAACGATCAAGAGGCCGCTATGCTCTATTGCCTGGATTCTGGCGATTATTCCAAGCTGCCTGGCGTACCCGGCTACGATTGGATTCAGCATGATCAAGTGCAGTGGTACATGGAGCAATCCAAGGCGTGGAAAGCTCGTCATCAGGGCGCTGCATTGCCGGCACTCGCATTCTTTCACATCCCTCTGCCTGAATACCAAGAAGTGTGGGACCGGGAAATGTGCTATGGCCATAAACATGAGGGGGTATGCGCCGCGCAGACGCAAGCAGGTTTCTTCTCAGCGATGTTGGCACAGGGAGACGTGATTGCAACTTTTTGCGGCCATGACCACACGAACGACTATTGGGGAGAGCTTTACGGGATTCGTCTTTATTACGGACGAGCAACAGGATACAACACTTACGGCAAGGAAGGTTTCCCGCGGGGTGCCCGCGTGATCCGCTTGACCGAAAACGAACGGAAAGTGGAATCATGGCTGCGTCTTGATGACGGCACGGTCGCCCTGCATCAGCCGGAGCATCAGCCGGAAATCGGTTAA
- a CDS encoding ABC transporter substrate-binding protein, with product MKKSIFTRIALLLAIVLMFGGIATACSSGKSEQPANNAATGNGAKENAGKGDKSAEPVKLKLWHPLNPNAQAVVQSLSDVAMVKEWEKKTNVKFDFEHPTGTGADAQQQFGVMVASNVLPDLIVWNMSNFQGGPAKLFQDGTIIKLNDLIDQHAPNLKKILEEYPLIAKQIKADNGDIYVFPNLKVGDHGKYKTFSGQMIRKDWLDELGLQLPETIDEWEIVLKTIKEKKGVIPYTSEKDMLLGSKSSMDFIGAYGIGKDFYLNGDKIQYGPLQPAFKDYLARMQKWYKEGLIDPDYASNDNKAKEAKITSGKAAATFGYIGGSMGAWLPSLQQADPKAMLSAAQYPVMNKGDEPKFTETGWDYSNTGAVITSANKNPEATIKALDYLFSEEGAMLKNFGIDGTTYTLVDGQPKFTDLIMKNPDGLPIGQAMAKNFIANYPFPGPDDDRYNDQYYSLDAQKEAVKAYAKFAKNSASVLIPPVSLTPEEASEFSKIMTDVDTYRSEIVTKLIMGTSSLDSFDKAIEQFKKMGIERAIEIQQAAFDRFNKR from the coding sequence ATGAAAAAAAGTATATTTACTAGAATTGCTCTGCTGCTTGCCATCGTATTGATGTTCGGAGGAATTGCAACGGCTTGCTCCAGCGGCAAGTCAGAACAACCCGCTAACAACGCGGCAACCGGCAACGGAGCGAAAGAAAATGCGGGGAAAGGCGATAAATCGGCTGAACCTGTAAAGCTAAAGCTTTGGCATCCTTTAAACCCTAATGCGCAAGCCGTCGTTCAAAGCTTAAGTGATGTAGCGATGGTGAAGGAATGGGAGAAAAAGACGAATGTGAAATTCGACTTTGAACATCCGACGGGCACGGGTGCCGATGCTCAGCAGCAATTCGGCGTGATGGTAGCTTCCAATGTGCTTCCGGACTTGATTGTGTGGAACATGTCCAACTTCCAAGGCGGTCCAGCCAAGCTGTTTCAGGATGGAACGATCATTAAATTAAACGATCTTATCGATCAGCACGCACCGAATTTGAAAAAAATTCTCGAAGAATATCCGCTTATCGCCAAGCAAATTAAAGCGGATAACGGGGATATTTACGTATTCCCTAACTTGAAGGTTGGCGATCACGGCAAATACAAAACGTTCTCCGGCCAGATGATACGGAAGGATTGGCTCGATGAGCTGGGCTTGCAGCTGCCCGAAACGATCGACGAATGGGAGATTGTTCTAAAAACGATTAAAGAGAAAAAAGGCGTCATTCCATATACGTCCGAGAAAGACATGCTTCTAGGATCAAAAAGCTCGATGGACTTTATCGGGGCATACGGCATCGGCAAAGATTTTTATCTGAATGGCGACAAAATCCAGTATGGGCCGCTTCAGCCTGCATTTAAGGACTACTTGGCGCGTATGCAAAAATGGTATAAAGAGGGTTTGATTGATCCGGACTATGCTTCTAACGACAACAAAGCGAAGGAAGCGAAGATCACTTCAGGCAAGGCAGCCGCTACCTTCGGTTACATTGGCGGCAGCATGGGCGCATGGCTTCCTTCCTTGCAGCAGGCGGATCCGAAGGCGATGCTTTCCGCCGCTCAATATCCGGTAATGAATAAAGGAGATGAGCCTAAATTTACGGAAACCGGCTGGGATTACAGCAATACGGGAGCTGTCATCACAAGCGCAAACAAAAATCCGGAAGCTACGATTAAGGCGCTTGATTATTTGTTCAGCGAAGAAGGCGCTATGCTGAAAAACTTCGGTATTGACGGCACAACGTATACGCTGGTGGATGGCCAGCCTAAATTTACGGATTTGATCATGAAAAATCCGGACGGACTGCCGATCGGCCAAGCGATGGCGAAAAACTTCATTGCGAACTATCCGTTCCCGGGTCCGGACGATGACCGTTATAATGACCAATACTATTCGCTCGACGCCCAGAAGGAAGCAGTAAAAGCGTATGCCAAATTCGCGAAAAACTCTGCCTCCGTTCTCATTCCTCCCGTTTCTTTAACGCCGGAGGAAGCAAGCGAATTCAGCAAAATTATGACGGATGTGGATACGTATCGTTCAGAGATTGTCACGAAACTGATTATGGGCACCTCTAGTTTGGACAGCTTCGATAAAGCGATCGAGCAGTTTAAGAAAATGGGAATCGAGCGCGCGATAGAAATTCAGCAAGCCGCTTTCGACCGTTTCAACAAACGTTAA
- a CDS encoding ABC transporter permease subunit, with translation MMRKLANDLVRNKAIYFMVLPVVLYYFIFKYLPMYGSIIAFKDFSIAKGVWGSPWVGLDNFKDFFDSIYFWRVLRNTLLLSFYQLLFGFPAPIILAILLNEIRLKLFKNVVQTVVYLPHFVSLIVICGLILDFTNREGIISTMIEFFGGERTTLLGDAANFRFIYVFSSIWQELGWSSIIFLAALSGINPELYEAARVDGAGRFRQMWSITLPGLIPIIMILLILRIGGLMDIGFEKIILLYNPNTYETADIISSFVYRKGLAEGQDYSFTSAVGLFQAGINFVLLISANWFSRRVSGNRLW, from the coding sequence ATGATGAGAAAACTAGCTAACGATCTTGTGAGAAATAAAGCCATCTATTTTATGGTGCTGCCAGTTGTTTTGTATTATTTTATTTTCAAATATCTTCCGATGTACGGTTCGATTATTGCCTTTAAGGATTTCAGCATTGCCAAGGGTGTATGGGGAAGCCCATGGGTTGGCCTTGACAATTTCAAGGACTTTTTTGACAGCATCTACTTTTGGCGGGTGCTGCGCAATACGCTGCTCCTAAGCTTTTATCAGCTCTTGTTTGGTTTTCCAGCACCGATTATTCTTGCTATTTTGCTTAATGAAATCCGTTTAAAGCTGTTTAAAAACGTCGTTCAAACAGTCGTCTATTTGCCTCACTTTGTATCACTCATTGTCATTTGCGGACTCATTCTCGATTTTACGAACCGTGAAGGGATTATCAGTACGATGATCGAATTTTTCGGGGGCGAACGCACTACTTTGCTTGGTGATGCCGCTAACTTTCGGTTCATTTATGTATTCTCCAGCATATGGCAGGAGCTTGGCTGGTCGTCCATCATCTTCTTGGCGGCGCTCAGCGGCATTAATCCCGAGCTCTACGAAGCGGCCAGAGTCGATGGTGCCGGGAGGTTTAGGCAAATGTGGAGCATTACGCTTCCAGGATTGATTCCAATCATTATGATTTTGCTCATTCTTAGAATCGGAGGACTTATGGATATCGGATTTGAGAAGATAATATTGCTCTACAATCCGAATACCTATGAGACTGCGGATATTATCTCCTCCTTTGTGTACAGGAAAGGGCTTGCGGAAGGTCAGGACTACAGCTTTACTTCTGCTGTCGGCTTGTTTCAAGCGGGCATCAACTTTGTTTTGCTCATTAGCGCCAACTGGTTTTCCCGCCGGGTATCCGGGAACCGATTATGGTAA
- a CDS encoding carbohydrate ABC transporter permease, which translates to MVRGNGNLKNNTMTDRTFDILNAILMLLLIVVTIYPFYHVVMASLSDSNRLIAHQGMLLGPLGFSWEAYSRVLDNPNIFSGYRNTLLILFSGTLFNLFFTALGAYGLSRKFMLRKPIMIAIIFTMYFSGGLIPTYLLINNWLHMGNSLLALIVPVAISTWNLIIMRTSFEAIPESLIESAKIDGSGEFGILFKIVVPLSMPIIAVMILYYGVAHWNSWFNAMLFIRDRELFPLQIILREILVINDTSSMQLGDAMADQEGIRESIKYATIMVATLPILLVYPFLQKFFAKGVMIGAVKE; encoded by the coding sequence ATGGTAAGGGGGAATGGGAACTTGAAAAATAATACGATGACAGACCGCACATTTGATATATTGAACGCCATTCTCATGCTTTTGCTTATCGTCGTAACCATTTATCCTTTTTATCATGTCGTAATGGCTTCCTTAAGCGACTCTAATCGATTGATTGCACATCAAGGCATGCTCCTAGGTCCGCTTGGATTTAGCTGGGAGGCTTACTCCCGCGTGCTCGACAATCCGAATATATTCAGCGGATACCGGAATACGCTCCTGATCCTCTTCTCTGGAACGCTGTTTAACTTGTTTTTCACGGCGCTTGGAGCCTACGGCCTGTCCCGTAAGTTCATGCTGCGCAAACCGATTATGATCGCTATCATTTTTACGATGTATTTTAGCGGCGGACTGATTCCCACTTATTTATTGATCAACAACTGGCTGCATATGGGCAACAGCTTGCTGGCGTTAATCGTGCCGGTCGCAATCAGCACATGGAATCTGATCATCATGCGCACCTCCTTCGAGGCGATTCCCGAGAGCTTGATCGAATCTGCCAAAATAGATGGCTCCGGGGAGTTCGGTATTTTGTTCAAAATCGTCGTCCCGCTTTCCATGCCGATTATCGCGGTTATGATCCTTTACTACGGCGTTGCCCACTGGAATTCTTGGTTCAATGCGATGTTGTTTATCCGTGACCGTGAATTATTTCCGCTGCAGATCATTTTACGAGAAATATTGGTCATTAACGATACGAGCTCCATGCAGCTGGGAGACGCGATGGCGGATCAAGAAGGAATCAGGGAAAGCATCAAATATGCCACGATTATGGTTGCGACGCTTCCGATATTGCTTGTGTATCCGTTTCTGCAAAAGTTTTTCGCGAAGGGCGTTATGATCGGTGCGGTAAAAGAGTAG
- a CDS encoding AraC family transcriptional regulator translates to MKRKVYKFWLYSYLFVLFIPILITLIVLLQSQEMLVKEVRRANDTLLDQVRQLVDNQITDIRRLGTQLSFDPKVMTYLNRETLDTAEARFGTMEMISSLQSYTIANGNITDAYIYLKNKEYGITTTTFMPADDLYSVLHKASGKSFAEWTEWLRASHAGLFVTLNEGAKQTENSLVYVQSLPIQEIKAAPATLVVLLNQDRLKQAISKVGLATESSVYILDREGHPIMITGPQTGLAELPIPKMSNQRGFLTELVDGNDAAISYVKSDTTNWTYISVLPEQVYSAKVKLLKNLIYIAMLLCIGLGGLSAFWLTRRNYAPIQNMMNFVSTKVKTNMMNMPNEFAVLQSFMTDSAAIQDEASRKLLEQHQVLRNQFLARLLKGRVDMSSALPQAIESFDFRFETDRFAVLLLQIEDYERLFQANQEMDAERKLQFVYLIVTNIFEELLSAGHRTYFTEVDGMIACVVNVLGKEKEAKKELLKVANDAKRFIQDKFFVRFSVGVSDIHTFWSTLPKCYEEAVESLEYKLVLGSNQIISYESIKRPKNDLYYPLDTERQLINLMAAGNYDEAAAVLQRILITNFSEGTLSIQMGKLLMFELVGTMLKAVEQLQLSTKEIMVEKTDLIKQITECETFAEMEEEILDFLKKACDYLQQKKKSHNTDLKSQVVEHVLHNLNDMNISLTSISLAFDINPTYLSRFFKEQTGENLVDFVNKRRVDKVKSLLAETNHAIQDIAEQCGFASSQSLLRVFKKYEGITPGQYRQSRDGREALER, encoded by the coding sequence ATGAAACGCAAGGTTTATAAGTTTTGGCTGTACTCGTATTTATTTGTCTTATTTATTCCAATCCTTATTACCTTGATCGTCCTGCTGCAATCACAAGAAATGCTGGTCAAGGAAGTGCGCAGAGCTAACGACACGCTCCTCGATCAGGTTCGGCAATTAGTGGACAATCAGATCACTGACATTCGCAGGTTAGGCACGCAATTATCGTTTGACCCGAAAGTCATGACGTATTTAAACCGTGAAACGTTGGATACGGCGGAAGCCAGGTTCGGCACGATGGAAATGATCTCGAGCCTTCAGTCTTATACGATTGCCAACGGCAATATAACCGATGCCTATATCTATCTCAAGAACAAAGAATATGGGATAACGACAACGACGTTTATGCCGGCAGACGATTTGTATTCCGTGCTCCATAAGGCATCGGGAAAAAGCTTTGCGGAATGGACAGAGTGGCTCCGGGCGAGCCATGCTGGTCTTTTCGTTACATTAAATGAAGGCGCCAAACAAACGGAAAACTCGCTCGTTTACGTGCAATCCTTGCCTATTCAAGAGATTAAAGCTGCCCCTGCGACTCTTGTTGTGCTGCTCAATCAGGATCGGCTCAAGCAAGCGATTTCGAAAGTTGGTCTAGCAACCGAGAGTTCGGTTTATATCCTCGATCGCGAGGGCCATCCCATCATGATTACTGGCCCTCAGACTGGACTGGCTGAGCTGCCGATACCGAAAATGAGCAATCAACGCGGTTTTCTTACGGAATTAGTGGACGGCAACGATGCGGCCATATCTTATGTGAAGTCGGATACGACGAATTGGACCTATATTTCGGTTTTGCCGGAGCAAGTGTATTCCGCTAAAGTGAAGCTGCTGAAAAATTTGATTTATATTGCGATGCTGCTTTGCATCGGACTGGGCGGGCTTAGCGCCTTTTGGCTTACGCGAAGAAATTATGCCCCTATTCAAAATATGATGAATTTTGTTTCAACAAAGGTCAAAACAAACATGATGAATATGCCGAACGAATTTGCGGTTCTGCAATCGTTTATGACCGACAGCGCAGCCATCCAAGATGAAGCAAGTAGAAAGCTGCTCGAGCAGCATCAAGTGCTGCGCAACCAATTTTTGGCCCGGCTGCTGAAAGGCCGGGTGGATATGAGCTCCGCACTGCCGCAAGCCATTGAATCGTTTGATTTTCGGTTCGAGACAGACCGGTTTGCCGTCTTGCTGCTGCAGATCGAAGACTATGAACGGCTGTTTCAGGCGAATCAAGAAATGGATGCGGAGAGGAAGCTTCAATTCGTTTACCTGATCGTTACGAACATTTTTGAGGAGCTGTTATCCGCAGGCCATCGCACTTATTTCACGGAAGTTGACGGCATGATTGCTTGCGTTGTAAACGTCCTAGGGAAAGAGAAGGAAGCAAAGAAAGAGCTGCTCAAAGTGGCAAATGACGCTAAACGTTTTATTCAAGATAAATTTTTCGTTCGTTTTTCCGTGGGTGTCAGTGATATCCATACGTTTTGGTCGACGCTCCCAAAATGTTACGAGGAAGCGGTCGAGTCTCTGGAATATAAGCTTGTTCTTGGCTCCAACCAAATCATTTCCTATGAATCGATTAAGCGTCCCAAAAATGATTTGTATTATCCGCTCGATACCGAACGTCAATTAATTAACTTGATGGCGGCAGGCAATTACGATGAGGCGGCAGCTGTCCTGCAGCGTATCCTCATTACGAATTTTTCCGAGGGAACGCTGTCCATTCAAATGGGAAAATTGCTGATGTTCGAACTCGTCGGCACGATGCTGAAAGCGGTAGAGCAGCTTCAACTTAGCACGAAAGAAATTATGGTGGAGAAAACGGATTTAATTAAGCAGATTACAGAGTGCGAAACCTTCGCAGAGATGGAAGAAGAAATTTTGGACTTCCTAAAGAAAGCCTGTGATTATTTGCAGCAAAAGAAGAAAAGCCATAATACCGATTTGAAGAGCCAAGTTGTCGAGCATGTCCTTCATAACTTGAATGATATGAATATTAGCCTGACGAGCATTTCGCTTGCTTTCGATATTAATCCGACTTACTTATCTCGATTTTTCAAAGAGCAAACCGGAGAGAATCTCGTTGATTTTGTTAATAAGCGGCGTGTTGACAAGGTGAAATCGCTGCTTGCTGAGACCAACCACGCCATTCAAGATATTGCCGAGCAATGCGGATTTGCAAGCAGCCAATCTTTGCTAAGGGTGTTTAAAAAGTACGAAGGCATAACGCCGGGACAGTATAGGCAGAGTAGGGACGGAAGAGAAGCTCTAGAGCGTTGA
- a CDS encoding glycoside hydrolase family 88 protein translates to MSVWQTAIEDALQKTRRNIGKFGDQFPHVSTDGGRSYELNANDDWTDGFWSGMLWLCYEYSGDDAFRQAAARTVESFRERYEADRVLDHHDIGFLYSLSAKAQWMIEKDEAARQLALRAADKLMARWREPGQYFQAWGPAGDSVNGGRIIIDCMMNLPLLYWAFEQTGDEQYRQAAVLHADKSRRYLVRGDDSSYHTFHFDQKNGEPIGGDTAQGYTNGSTWTRGQAWGVYGFALSYRYTKDRLYLETSKRLARFFLCHLPEDEVAYWDFNAPIESGTPRDSSASAIFCAGLLELLDLMDESDPERAYFERRIRFVMESLVLNYSTINEPNVEGLIKRGSYHVRGGSSPDDFMIWGDYYYLEALLRLEKGIKGYWYEDR, encoded by the coding sequence ATGAGCGTATGGCAAACAGCTATTGAGGACGCTTTACAGAAGACGAGGCGGAATATCGGCAAATTTGGCGATCAATTTCCACATGTCAGCACGGACGGCGGCCGCTCGTATGAGTTGAACGCCAATGATGATTGGACCGACGGCTTTTGGTCCGGCATGTTATGGCTTTGTTACGAGTACAGCGGCGATGACGCATTTCGGCAAGCGGCAGCCCGAACCGTTGAAAGCTTCCGGGAGCGCTATGAAGCGGACCGGGTGCTGGATCATCATGATATCGGATTTTTGTACTCGTTGTCGGCTAAAGCACAGTGGATGATAGAAAAGGATGAAGCTGCAAGGCAGCTTGCTTTAAGGGCCGCCGACAAACTAATGGCAAGGTGGCGCGAGCCGGGTCAATATTTTCAAGCGTGGGGACCTGCTGGCGACTCTGTAAACGGCGGCCGCATTATTATCGATTGCATGATGAATTTGCCTTTGCTTTACTGGGCATTCGAGCAGACAGGCGATGAACAGTACCGCCAGGCTGCGGTTCTCCATGCTGACAAGAGCCGACGTTATCTGGTCCGCGGGGATGACTCGTCCTATCATACCTTTCATTTTGATCAAAAAAATGGCGAACCGATCGGCGGCGATACAGCTCAAGGCTATACAAACGGGTCGACGTGGACACGGGGACAAGCATGGGGTGTATATGGATTCGCGCTGTCGTACCGGTATACGAAGGATCGGCTTTACCTAGAGACGTCAAAAAGGCTGGCGCGGTTTTTCTTGTGCCATCTGCCAGAGGATGAAGTTGCTTATTGGGACTTTAATGCGCCTATCGAGTCTGGAACGCCTCGTGACAGCTCGGCTTCTGCCATCTTTTGCGCCGGTTTGTTGGAGCTGCTCGATTTGATGGATGAGAGTGACCCGGAGCGCGCGTATTTCGAACGCAGAATACGGTTTGTGATGGAGTCGCTTGTACTCAATTATTCGACCATCAATGAGCCGAATGTGGAAGGCCTGATCAAAAGAGGCTCTTACCATGTTCGAGGCGGATCGTCTCCGGACGATTTTATGATTTGGGGCGATTATTATTATTTGGAAGCTTTGCTTCGCCTAGAGAAGGGGATCAAAGGGTATTGGTACGAAGATCGATAG
- a CDS encoding proline dehydrogenase family protein — translation MGIGSKWYRKSLLTITGIPLVERLSTTYGKKLASRFIAGETLEEALFELEKLGKLGIMATLDHLGEGIQDLSEASAYRDQYLKLIEGIADRKANSHVSLKPTQMGLALDQAACYANIRDVVKHARRHRNFVRIDMENTPYTQATIDIVKRLHKEGLTNVGTVLQAYLFRTEQDVNDMLQARISLRLVKGAYKESSEVAYQDKNEVIDNFKSMIKAHLDKGIYTAIASHDDAIISWVKAYARTNRIAKSAFEFQMLYGLRMNEQAKLAKEGYRIRCYVPYGAMWYPYFTRRLAEKPANLMLVLKNMSTLKKESPK, via the coding sequence ATGGGCATTGGTTCGAAATGGTACCGCAAATCATTGTTGACGATTACAGGCATTCCTCTGGTAGAGAGGCTTTCAACTACGTATGGAAAAAAACTCGCAAGCCGATTTATTGCGGGGGAGACGCTTGAAGAGGCTTTGTTTGAGCTCGAAAAGCTGGGCAAGCTAGGCATTATGGCAACGCTCGACCATCTTGGCGAAGGGATACAGGACTTAAGCGAGGCATCAGCATACAGAGATCAATATTTGAAGCTGATCGAAGGCATAGCTGATCGAAAAGCTAATTCTCATGTATCGCTGAAGCCTACTCAAATGGGTCTCGCTCTTGACCAAGCGGCTTGTTACGCCAACATTCGAGACGTAGTCAAGCATGCAAGGCGCCATCGAAACTTCGTTCGAATTGACATGGAGAATACGCCTTACACGCAAGCTACAATCGATATCGTTAAAAGGCTCCACAAAGAAGGCTTAACCAATGTCGGCACCGTGCTGCAGGCTTACCTATTCCGAACGGAGCAGGATGTTAACGATATGCTTCAAGCACGTATAAGCTTGCGACTCGTTAAAGGCGCCTACAAAGAATCGAGTGAGGTCGCCTATCAAGATAAAAACGAGGTCATCGACAATTTCAAAAGCATGATCAAGGCTCATTTGGACAAAGGCATCTATACCGCCATTGCCTCACATGATGATGCGATCATTAGCTGGGTAAAAGCTTATGCGCGCACGAACCGTATTGCCAAAAGCGCCTTCGAGTTCCAAATGCTCTACGGCCTCCGCATGAATGAACAGGCGAAGCTCGCAAAGGAAGGCTACCGCATCCGCTGTTACGTCCCTTACGGCGCCATGTGGTACCCCTACTTCACCCGCCGACTTGCCGAGAAACCTGCAAACCTTATGCTCGTTCTTAAAAACATGTCCACTCTAAAGAAGGAATCCCCTAAGTAA
- a CDS encoding phosphodiester glycosidase family protein — MNITVKALNRTALLACAPFLGIMIWLLLSDIVIQLSAEAFPKPITEQTRLPESDIKHAAAGLDLAQETASQTRESIQRQLKLYKETNADMAKISSMAASQAMRPLQIYDRNITSKLGKVAGTIESDKLRAQLFYIKAENFSAYALKVKLKSKDAMTMSLGGEELGQAETTLAAVARHGAVAGINAGGFADGRGKRYPLSTTIVDGDYVTSFEPPRADLFFVGLNEQNELIGGKFASKQQLDAKNPKFGASFVPVLLRGGSPQPIPAKWQTSPKRAPRTVIANFKDDQLLFLVADGYNESGSSGATLGEMQLLLQRYGAVDGYNLDGGGSSSLIFNGRVINKPSDGQLRKLPTHFLLFK; from the coding sequence ATGAATATAACCGTCAAAGCGTTAAATCGAACTGCACTGCTTGCCTGTGCACCTTTTCTAGGCATTATGATCTGGCTGTTATTGTCCGATATCGTTATTCAATTATCTGCTGAAGCCTTTCCGAAGCCCATTACTGAGCAAACAAGGCTTCCCGAATCCGATATTAAGCATGCCGCTGCCGGCCTTGACCTTGCACAGGAGACCGCATCACAAACACGAGAGTCCATTCAAAGGCAGCTGAAGCTGTACAAAGAAACAAATGCCGATATGGCAAAGATATCTTCCATGGCTGCATCGCAGGCAATGAGACCTTTGCAAATTTACGACCGCAATATTACGAGCAAGCTTGGCAAGGTCGCCGGTACGATTGAATCGGACAAGCTAAGAGCACAGCTTTTCTACATAAAAGCAGAAAACTTCTCGGCGTACGCGCTCAAGGTGAAGCTTAAGAGCAAAGATGCGATGACGATGTCGCTCGGCGGTGAAGAGCTTGGACAAGCAGAGACTACTCTCGCCGCAGTAGCCCGGCACGGAGCTGTTGCCGGCATTAATGCAGGCGGCTTTGCAGATGGACGAGGCAAAAGATATCCGCTAAGCACAACCATTGTGGACGGAGATTACGTGACAAGCTTCGAGCCGCCGCGTGCGGATTTGTTTTTTGTAGGCTTAAACGAGCAAAATGAGCTCATCGGAGGTAAATTCGCAAGCAAACAACAGCTGGATGCCAAAAACCCGAAATTCGGTGCATCCTTTGTTCCTGTACTGCTGCGCGGCGGATCTCCACAACCGATCCCAGCCAAATGGCAGACCAGTCCAAAGCGCGCACCACGGACCGTCATTGCTAATTTCAAGGATGATCAACTGCTGTTTCTTGTAGCTGACGGCTACAACGAATCAGGCAGCTCAGGGGCTACGCTTGGTGAAATGCAGCTATTGTTGCAGCGCTATGGCGCCGTTGACGGCTATAACCTGGATGGCGGCGGCTCGTCCTCGCTCATTTTTAACGGAAGAGTCATTAATAAGCCTTCCGACGGACAGCTTCGCAAGCTGCCGACGCACTTTTTGTTATTTAAATAA